In Solanum lycopersicum chromosome 3, SLM_r2.1, the genomic stretch ataaaagttataaaatacttttttccaccacgagatggtgttgacttcatatcgcatatatctgtgtgaattaagtctaaagttttagaatttttttcaacagacttgtaaggatgtttaacaacttactttccacacaaattttgcatttcgacttatcgcatttaaaatctggcaatacttctagattaacaAATTTTCGCAATGCTTTGTAATTTCaatgtcccaaacgggcatgccataaatcacttaactccaataagtaaacagaaacagaatttttattaatattgtcaacaaccattacattttatttgaaaagacCCTtattgaggtagccctttcctatgaaaattttattcttacttattacaactttatcactaactaggacacacttaaacccgttcctaacgagtagtgcagcaaaaactaaattcttccaatagtagggacatgcagaacattgttcaaagtcaacaccttgtcggatgtcattttcaacatttctttcccagttcctgcaatccttgttgttgctgtgtttgccatgaataaatcttcattgtaCTCAGCTggagtgtacgttgcaaaggcttctttcgcagagcaaatatgtctaggggcatctgagtcgagaaaccactccttgggatttccaacaaagttacactccgatatcattgcacacaagtcatctgcatcttctaTCTTTTCCACAATGTTTGATTGACTTTTgtctttgcctttgtttttgtcctttcttggagcatgacaatcagaagatctatgaccagcctgcccacaattataacagttgcctttgaatttcttcttggcctgttctgacttctacctgttggacttctttctctttttgtctttggtaggagcttcttcaacaatattaactccaatgattgttgaactcttacacGAGTTTTTTTCGGCATTTCTGTTATCTTTCTCAATCTTGAGCCTAATCACATGATCTttaagcttcatttctttacgcttgtgttttagataattcttgaaatcgttCCACAAAGGAGgaaacttctcgatcattgcagccacttgaaaagcttcatttactaccatatcttcagcaatcaaatcatcaagaatgagttgAAGTTCCTGAACTTGTGATCCAACATctttactatctaccattttatagtctaataactttgcgaccacaaactttttcaatcATGCATCTTCCGTCTTATATTTattctcaagtgcattccacaactattttgaagttgttattgaactatagaaattatataagtcatcctataAAGCACTaaaaatgtaacctttacataggaagtctgactgtttccatgcttcaacaatcataaatttttccctgtctggcatatcatcagcaggaactagagtatcttcacttgtaaatttctgcagaccaagagaggaaagccagaaaaatactcgttggtgccatcctttgaaattcacacttGTGAATTTACCTGGTTTATCTGCTTGTGATACATGAGTTTGGGTTGGTGCAAcaacagccactgtaacaccagtgttttccatttcttataaacaaaattgatacaatataagtaagcaataaactataattgcagacttaaaggagtataaaatcacaaagatttttgtctccaccagaaacactaatttttaatttcgttaagattgttgccaatctgtgttatgaaaatcaaaaattacaaattgtaatgaatcattcagaaacacgaagtaacagagatttttagaaccagtaagtaagatgaacaaaaatttatttgtaaaaaataattgaatttgtaAATACTTACAAGAATCTTGAATgctctttttaataattaaggaagaaaatcaagtccacttaattcatagtgtccccttaaggaaattattcccctctagtatccgaggtttgatttggataATAACCTACcaaggtaaaatgatcttaatcagtagagtatagataccaaaagctctactgtcagcgaatcaatccacagcaggaaagtacacgaagaaatatgtggTTTTTAAGAGAtaggaagataaaaaaaattcgcagggaaatattctgaagattgaatggtatttataggcaagaagaatatattctgaaaggttgcaaccctttcagaattaacacgaccattaatgaaagattccaaactttcaaatggtattgactgttcctgaaagttacaacctttcagaacagtcatggagggaatttttaaatataatggaaattaaaacgggtcacgcgcgaggatccgagtcgggtcaggttaactaaaaagttgaaaacatttcggttaacttcaattatcaactaattaattgaaaatattttttggccatttaattaattaaataaattattaaaataaatttgtccaaaaaattatgtctcgatcgatcatttgccaaagccaaagccgaagcgagcgacgacgacgacggcgcgagcgGAGTCCCTCTTTctaacccttttaacaattaataggagtgtttatttatttagactctcctattttcatttccattaccgatgagggacaattgcctttttcattaaagcattagaggacttttcaagttccaacCTTTccagttctaaacttttcaaattcctctccttccctctatttcccatcaattcttgctacatacccaacagtAACATCTTATTGGGCATGGGGCACAGGGAGAGACATCCTCTAATGGGGAGTATTAGTAGTTCAGATGAGGAACTTTCATTGTTTCTAGAAATGCGAAGAaggaaatgacaaaaataataatcgatttcttcaaaaattcaatgaaTTTGATCCCCTTGgtaagtttattttttgttcttcttccatTTATTGAACTTTCTTTGTTCAAATTGACAGCATAAAGAATAAATTTCAAGTTGAAGTTGTTTTTTTGTAGGTGCATTTCGACTTCAagttccaaaaatattttgagtcttTATGGACATCATATAAATGTGTCCAACTAGTGAGAAATTAGTGATTTATGCTTCAAAACCTAAAGTTCATGTACCTGCATTTAATATTGCATCAGCTGCACCCCTGCAGAAGACTCGTACGGATGAGTTCCTTAATGCTGACAATGATACAGCTGATTACGATTGGtaatttgtttcttcttctcatttccaagtatgtgatttttttgagttgtttaattgtttctttgtccaattttatctttttcaccATGTAGTTTATAAATTGGCTTAAGTCATAAGCAACCTCTTAAAGTTGTCCCCAtgattcacttagacaccttaattaaaacttttatctATTGAACACCTCTAGAACTTTGAATTGATACCTCTTGAGCCATTTTTTGCCTATGTGGCATTTTAAGTGTGTTCATGTTTGATGAGCACGTGAAAGCTCGAGTTagacactttatttttttaaaaaaataatcctctttcttcttccttgtgTTTGTCACATCACTTTTCCGGCGACCACAATTGTTAATCATACTCTCTccttctttcattctttttttctagTCACTTATCTCCTATACATTActgatcattttatttttccaaacTTGTCATTATTGTTGCCATCACATTCattcctttctcctcttttgaGCAACCACCACTACTTTTACCACTAAGGCTGCCgcttatttgttatttttcaagaCTAAAATTGCTTGAATCTAATCTTGTCATTGTTGATTTATAgttaagaagaagaacaaaaaaaaaaaacaacgaTCGGGAGTtgatgagtttttttttcaatttaatgatCAACCATTTATACAAAAGAAGtacaagaaaaaaagattaattgTTGACCTCCCTTTTTCAGAATTGAAATTATTTACATTGAATAAACTCAATTACACCATTAATTGTTGActtcacttaaaaaaaatttaaacctgAAACAAAGAGgacataaatgaagaaattgaagaaggATCGGTTTGCAAGAAGGGGATGGTGGCGACAACATTTGTGGTTGTACGATGGcgttttgaaaaaagaaaattgaagagCGCTGATGGTAGGGGTggaaaataacttaaaaacaatttttccttcacttttcacaatattttgttgctatttttattcaaaatgcCACATGTATGTTGTTTATCGGTGAATTTGCCACGTCACCATGAATGTATTACACTCTTTTTATACTTTTAGCTGATTGTCAAAAAAATGATTAGATGGTTCTAATTCAAGTTGGAATAAGTGTTCAATATGTACATGTCATAGTTGAGGTGTCCAAGTGAAATATGTGGACAACTTTGAGGGGTCATCTATTACTTAAGCCTTATAAATTCTTTAGGGAAGTAATGATGAGTTGATTTCTCAAATGGTAACCATTTCTTCTTTATTCCAATTTTTTCAACAAGAAAGTAGTATTGATCTTTTTAGAATTCTTAAGGACATTGATCTTTCGTCTTGCTTAAGGATATATCTCTTTTCTTAGAATCGATAAGGAGAGAATACACCACTTGGGTGGAAGGGGAGTCCAGGTTTATTTTACATGGACTTTTCTTCAAAAGGTATGTTTCTTTTGATAGTAAATGgaaaatttaccttgttaattttTTGGCGATGTCATTTTTCTCTGTGCTTTTGCACAAGATGATGAGAATAATAACAattagttgagtgaccatctcGGAAAATTAACTCAAATATTGATGCGCAAGTTTGCTTGAATTATCTTACCTACACAAGTTTACCTTGTTAATTTTTCGGCAATGTCATTTTTCTCTGTGCTTTCACCCAAAAAGATGGAGATAATATGTTATGGCCCCTATTATGGATCTAGTTATGCGATGCTGAAACATAAAAAGTTCTCTTCTTATGACCATTGATGTTGGTTCGTTAATAGAGAACCTGCAATCTCTCGAGTTACAGTACTCAAAAACTTAAATGACTTTTTTTCTTACATTTGCTAAGACAAACAAATAGTTTAAATACAATACTTAAAAGAGATAACTACTCCGATAAATTAGGACATGACTTCCTAACATTAGTGGAATGAAAAACTGCACTATTAAAGGAAAATGACTACTACTAAAAGGAAATGACTACTgttaaaaagaaataactaaTGTTGTAACTATTGGATGACTAATGAATGATAAAATTACTCTCTTTCTTCAAATCGCGCTTGTCCTCAAGCGCTAAATGCGGTGAGAAATCTGGTGTCTTGGATTGACTTCGTCTATAAAGTCAATCTAGAATAATTTCTTGCATTGATGACCTCAGGCGAATGGTTTCATCACAATTGAAACAAAGTCCCTTAAGTTGCCTCTCCTCCATTTCAGAACTGTTCAGTTTCTTCACAAATCTGACATGTTGTTGAGGCGAGAAACATGTTGTTTTTGATTTGGCAATCAACTAACAATTGTGAACAAATGGGTTGTTCCTTGCGTTCATAAAGTCTAGATAAACTCATTGTCGTAGACAAATGTTATATAATCAGCTAGACCACTGatataaagttcaattttttgcGACTGAGTGAGTGTACCAGCCCGCAGAATTAATTGCTCAAACTTTCCTTGGTAATTTTTCACAGCCCTATCTGGCATAATTTAGCCAATTCTCCCAATTTTTACTTCTAATTGGTGGCCCAAAGCGAATGTTACATTGATGTTTGAATTCATCCCAAGATGATTGAGAAATACCTATCTCTACTTGAAGAAACCAAAGTTGTGCATTGCCTTCTAAATGAAAAGAAGCAAGTCCAACCTTTTCTTCTTCTGGATTTTGTTGGTATCGAAAGAAGTGTTCACATCTGTTCAACCATCCCAAAGGGTCCTCTTGGCCATTAAATCATGCGAAATCCAACTTTGTATGTGAGAAATGATGAAACTTCCTCCTACTTTTGAATCTGACCCTCCTACCCCTTTATTTTTTCCCTTCCAAACGCGACGCTGACTTGTATTTTCATTTGAATCAGAAACAACCTTAGAATTCTCTAAATCCTTTGCGAGTGCATCCAAACGAGCAATTTCGTAAAActcatcaaaaaaattaaatttaaatatttctacGCATTCATTTTGGTTTTTCCTCAAACATATGATGGTTTAGAGGACGATATTATTTCTTACTTAATTAGAAGTATCGagttcaaattttgaatatgaaaataattcttgatAAATTGTGTATCTCTTCAAATAAAGCCTTACacaattttaagttttaaattttaattttaatgcaGATGTCGgattgaaaaaaatcaatacaaaaataaaaaattgttaaatgttactccctccgtctggaattgtttgtcatgttgcgcttatcgaaagtcaattgacttattttcaaaggtaaattagatcacattaattcgatattttaaacaaaaaaaattagatattctaaaattatatgaaaagtactataaattataattttttgcatattaatgtaataaaaaggtacatcttaaaatgttagtccaaatttttttaatttgactctaaaaataaaaaaacatgacGAATAATATCGAACGGAggaaataataacaaatagaaaaaaGCAAGAAAGAATTGGGAGGAGATcagtaaaagtaaaatataaaagattaaaatagaagagaaaaggaaatgaaatgaaataaaatgaaagtgAAAAGTAGGTCCCATTAACATGTGACAGCCAAATAAGCTTCGTACAACTGACTGTAATTATATCCcgcatataataaaaattttcactTAATACCAATACCAATCACAATACTAATACTAAGACTATTCCTCCTTCGGCTTCCTACCAAACGAGGCCtattcttttatcattttgatcttttccaTTTTGAGTCCTTTTCCTTTCTTGACGTTACTTACTAATATCTTCCAGCCGAATCATAAACTATTAGCCCTTTTTGGATAACTCCTTTTCCATTTTCGTTCTTCAATTTtcttgtgatctcaaaaatCTTTGATGGGGAGATTATTTGTGTTTACTCTTGAAGGCAACATCTACAGCTGTAAGCACTGTGGAATTCATCTTGCCCATTCTGAAAACATTGTTTCCAAGGTTTAACTCCATCTTTTCTGTTTGATCACTCTGTTGTTGtgatttcttgaaatttaattttgattttgatttgtttcGTTATAAAAATACTATCTTTGTCTTGATCGGTGGTTTTGTTTCTAGAACTTGTTAAGGATTGTTGTTGGTTTGCTTCAGTAATTTTAGATGTATATAAAGATTGGCTAATTGAAATCAGTTATGTGAGCGAAGAATGTCTTAGATTGAGTAAATTTTCCCCCAAAGGAGATGGGGGTTTTAGTATCAAAGAACTGGGTTTTGTGGAGTTGCTGGATTAGAGGAGTTGTTTGTTGAGTCTGATACTTGGAGTATACTTGATTGACATTTTCTATTTGTTCCATGGCTTTCTGCTAGTGGCTtgaatattcaaaatattattgttatgcCCAGTCTGTTGATCAGGTCCTGATctattttctacatttttatcAATTTGGTGCTTGCTTGGTCTCTTCATTTTGCTTAATTTCATTGTAGTGTGCATTCATAACTTTCTATGAAGAATTCCATATGACTTCTATAGCATAAAATAAGACATCATTGTGAAGTGTTGCAGCTTTGAAACTACTGTTTCTTAGAAAATTCAAATGCTTTTGGATATAGTGAAATGCTGATTCTGCAATTAattatattgatgtttatgttacATTCTTGTTTGAGCCCTTAAGTAATGTTTGTACTCATTCTGAGTCATGAAGTTATTTAACTCTATGTTTTCCTTCTAATCTTTCCTTCAGTCTTTCCAGTGCAGTCATGGGAAGGCTTATCTCTTCAGGAAGGTGTAAGTCTATTTGATTTGCACATTCAATCATCAGATATGTTTGTGACATTTTCTCATGTCCAATTTTTTAACTTGCAACATGAAAATCACAAGTGCAACTTACAAGTTCTGTTTGTTTTATTCTTGTTAGAGTATCTGATTGTTGCTAAGCTTTTCTTGGCATTGATGGGACATAAGTTGCTTGTAGCTTGTTTAGATGAACAAAATGATATTACGGCGGTCAAGCTTATCCATACC encodes the following:
- the LOC104646462 gene encoding protein yippee-like isoform X1 — its product is MGRLFVFTLEGNIYSCKHCGIHLAHSENIVSKSFQCSHGKAYLFRKETAHEMSQKYKEGKSVLERFKICGPDVSHYSASHDIHVAGSDVDDV